From a single Miscanthus floridulus cultivar M001 chromosome 8, ASM1932011v1, whole genome shotgun sequence genomic region:
- the LOC136473184 gene encoding uncharacterized protein At2g34460, chloroplastic-like isoform X1, whose translation MASAVCGVTARPHLPSAVPAAARKLFFRCRAASTMNEASASSPDAEEKKTTTVFVAGSTGRTGKRVVEKLLAKGFGVVAGTTDVSRARGSLPQDPNLQLVRADVTEGVDKLVEAVRGVDAVVCATGFRRSFDPFAPWKVDNFGTVNLVEACRKAGVTRFVLISSILVNGAAMGQLLNPAYIVLNLLGLTLVAKLQAENHIRKSGINYTIVRPGGLTDQPPTGNIVMEPEDTLYSGSISRSQVAEVAVEALLCPESSYKVVEIIARADAPNRPLKDMYAAIKQN comes from the exons ATGGCCAGCGCTGTCTGCGGCGTCACCGCGCGCCCGCACCTGCCTTCCGCCGTCCCTGCAGCCGCAAGAAAGCTCTTCTTCCGCTGCAGGGCGGCCTCCACCATGAACGAGGCATCTGCGAGCTCGCCGGACGCCGAGGAGAAGAAGACGACGACCGTCTTCGTGGCCGGCTCGACGGGGCGCACCGGCAAGCGCGTTGTGGAGAAGCTGCTGGCCAAGGGATTCGGCGTCGTCGCCGGCACGACGGACGTGAGCAGGGCCCGTGGCAGCCTGCCCCAGGACCCCAACCTTCAGCTG GTCAGGGCTGACGTTACGGAGGGCGTCGACAAGCTGGTGGAGGCGGTGCGCGGCGTCGATGCTGTCGTCTGCGCGACGGGATTCCGGCGGTCCTTTGACCCTTTTGCTCCGTGGAAG GTAGACAACTTTGGCACAGTGAACCTGGTTGAAGCATGCCGAAAGGCAGGCGTAACAAGATTTGTACTCATCAGCTCCATTTTAGTAAATGGGGCTGCTATGGGTCAACTTCTGAATCCAGCCTACATTGTGCTCAATCTACTTGGCTTAACACTGGTTGCAAAGCTACAGGCAGAGAATCACATCAGGAAATCAGGAATAAATTACACTATTGTAAGGCCTGGAGGGCTGACAGATCAACCCCCAACAGGGAATATAGTCATGGAACCTGAG GACACTCTTTACTCGGGATCCATATCTCGGAGCCAGGTTGCTGAAGTAGCTGTAGAAGCATTGTTGTGTCCAGAGTCTTCCTACAAAGTTGTTGAGATTATCGCCCGAGCTGATGCTCCAAATCGCCCTCTGAAGGATATGTACGCTGCAATTAAGCAAAATTGA
- the LOC136473184 gene encoding uncharacterized protein At2g34460, chloroplastic-like isoform X2, with product MASAVCGVTARPHLPSAVPAAARKLFFRCRAASTMNEASASSPDAEEKKTTTVFVAGSTGRTGKRVVEKLLAKGFGVVAGTTDVSRARGSLPQDPNLQLVRADVTEGVDKLVEAVRGVDAVVCATGFRRSFDPFAPWKITYILSNWWSKVSSRQHRRARRRRHPLGTVQVDDQVRVLLSSLSRYIEGPCWGCLSFWATQAQYSYSPILGRSYAGWATCFLPPGPAYQVHGRPSEVRLLSPFHHL from the exons ATGGCCAGCGCTGTCTGCGGCGTCACCGCGCGCCCGCACCTGCCTTCCGCCGTCCCTGCAGCCGCAAGAAAGCTCTTCTTCCGCTGCAGGGCGGCCTCCACCATGAACGAGGCATCTGCGAGCTCGCCGGACGCCGAGGAGAAGAAGACGACGACCGTCTTCGTGGCCGGCTCGACGGGGCGCACCGGCAAGCGCGTTGTGGAGAAGCTGCTGGCCAAGGGATTCGGCGTCGTCGCCGGCACGACGGACGTGAGCAGGGCCCGTGGCAGCCTGCCCCAGGACCCCAACCTTCAGCTG GTCAGGGCTGACGTTACGGAGGGCGTCGACAAGCTGGTGGAGGCGGTGCGCGGCGTCGATGCTGTCGTCTGCGCGACGGGATTCCGGCGGTCCTTTGACCCTTTTGCTCCGTGGAAG ATAACTTATATATTGAGTAACTGGTGGAGCAAGGTCTCGAGTCGCCAGCAccgccgcgctcgccgccgccgtcacccTCTGGGTACGGTTCAGGTAGATGACCAAGTTCGTGTTCTCCTCTCCTCACTCAGCCGTTACATAGAGGGGCCTTGTTGGGGCTGCCTCTCGTTCTGGGCCACGCAGGCGCAATACTCCTATTCGCCTATTTTGGGCCGATCATACGCGGGTTGGGCCACCTGCTTCTTGCCACCCGGTCCAGCATACCAGGTACACGGTCGCCCTTCTGAAGTACGCCTCCTGTCACCGTTTCATCATCTTTAG